One genomic segment of Kogia breviceps isolate mKogBre1 chromosome 11, mKogBre1 haplotype 1, whole genome shotgun sequence includes these proteins:
- the RHOB gene encoding rho-related GTP-binding protein RhoB: MAAIRKKLVVVGDGACGKTCLLIVFSKDEFPEVYVPTVFENYVADIEVDGKQVELALWDTAGQEDYDRLRPLSYPDTDVILMCFSVDSPDSLENIPEKWVPEVKHFCPNVPIILVANKKDLRSDEHVRTELARMKQEPVRTDDGRAMAVRIQAYDYLECSAKTKEGVREVFETATRAALQKRYGSQNGCINCCKVL; the protein is encoded by the coding sequence ATGGCGGCCATCCGCAAGAAGCTGGTGGTGGTGGGCGACGGCGCGTGCGGCAAGACGTGCCTGCTGATCGTGTTCAGTAAGGACGAGTTCCCCGAGGTGTACGTGCCCACCGTCTTCGAGAACTATGTGGCCGACATCGAGGTGGACGGCAAGCAGGTGGAGCTGGCGCTGTGGGACACGGCGGGCCAGGAGGACTACGACCGCCTGCGGCCGCTCTCCTACCCGGACACCGACGTGATCCTCATGTGCTTCTCGGTGGACAGCCCGGATTCGCTGGAGAACATCCCCGAGAAGTGGGTGCCCGAGGTGAAGCACTTCTGCCCCAACGTGCCCATCATCCTGGTGGCTAACAAGAAAGACCTCCGCAGCGACGAGCACGTCCGCACAGAGCTGGCGCGCATGAAGCAGGAACCGGTGCGCACGGATGACGGCCGCGCCATGGCCGTGCGCATCCAAGCCTACGACTACCTCGAGTGCTCGGCCAAGACCAAGGAGGGCGTGCGCGAGGTCTTCGAGACGGCCACGCGCGCCGCGCTGCAGAAGCGCTATGGCTCCCAGAACGGCTGCATCAACTGCTGCAAGGTGCTATGA